The following proteins are encoded in a genomic region of Actinomadura sp. NAK00032:
- a CDS encoding nuclear transport factor 2 family protein, with protein MTPDDFPAVFAEGWALPKPDAFLDHFRPLIHGDAVFTQPMFPDAHGLAEVERMFRRLFALFPDMDLTVRTSAVQGGTVFIESDCTATLGRKAVRFGVCDRFAIADGTIRARASYSDPLPVLLTGLRRPSCWPRLLRSRTA; from the coding sequence ATGACGCCGGACGACTTCCCCGCCGTCTTCGCCGAGGGCTGGGCGCTGCCCAAACCGGACGCGTTCCTCGACCATTTCCGGCCGCTCATCCACGGCGACGCGGTCTTCACCCAGCCGATGTTCCCCGACGCGCACGGGCTCGCGGAGGTCGAGCGCATGTTCCGGCGGCTGTTCGCCCTGTTCCCCGACATGGACCTGACCGTCCGGACCAGCGCGGTCCAGGGCGGCACCGTGTTCATCGAGTCGGACTGCACCGCGACCCTCGGGCGAAAGGCCGTCCGTTTTGGGGTCTGCGACCGGTTCGCCATCGCCGACGGGACGATCCGGGCCCGCGCCTCCTACTCCGATCCGCTTCCCGTCCTGCTCACCGGCCTGCGCCGCCCGTCCTGCTGGCCGCGCCTGCTCCGCTCCCGCACGGCTTGA
- a CDS encoding NADP-dependent oxidoreductase: MKAMGFDEPGGPDVLRPLELPAPEPGPGEVRVRVRAAGVQPYDLAIREGWAPPGTPEGFPRVPGNEFAGVVDEVGAGVTTVRPGEEVLGFCRLTAYAEYVVVPADAVTAKPASMPWDVAGGFPAAVMTPHIALEEMAIGEGDTLLVHAAAGGVGTVAVQLARIAGATVIGTAREANHDYLRSLGAIPVAYGDGLAERVRALAPDGVDAALDGAGGHALDVSLDLVKDRTRVFTLVDHARAADLGVRTIPPTKRSVFRIAEAARFYDEGRLRIHVRASFPLERAADAHREVATGHGRGKVVLLA, encoded by the coding sequence ATGAAGGCGATGGGATTCGACGAGCCGGGCGGGCCGGACGTGCTGAGGCCGCTGGAGCTGCCGGCGCCCGAGCCGGGACCGGGCGAGGTGCGGGTCCGGGTGCGGGCCGCCGGGGTGCAGCCCTACGACCTGGCCATCCGGGAGGGATGGGCGCCGCCCGGGACGCCGGAGGGCTTCCCGCGCGTCCCCGGCAACGAGTTCGCGGGCGTGGTGGACGAGGTGGGCGCGGGCGTCACCACCGTCCGGCCGGGCGAGGAGGTGCTGGGCTTCTGCCGCCTCACCGCCTACGCCGAGTACGTCGTCGTCCCGGCCGACGCGGTGACGGCCAAGCCCGCGAGCATGCCGTGGGACGTGGCGGGCGGCTTCCCGGCCGCCGTCATGACTCCGCACATCGCACTGGAGGAGATGGCGATCGGGGAGGGCGACACGCTGCTCGTCCACGCGGCGGCGGGCGGTGTCGGGACGGTCGCCGTCCAGCTCGCCCGCATCGCCGGCGCGACGGTCATCGGGACCGCCCGCGAGGCCAACCACGACTACCTCCGCTCGCTCGGCGCGATCCCCGTCGCCTACGGGGACGGGCTGGCGGAGCGCGTGCGCGCCCTGGCGCCGGACGGCGTGGACGCCGCCCTGGACGGCGCCGGCGGCCATGCCCTGGACGTGTCGCTCGACCTGGTCAAGGACCGGACCCGCGTCTTCACGCTGGTCGACCACGCGCGCGCCGCCGACCTCGGCGTGCGGACGATCCCGCCCACGAAGCGGTCGGTGTTCCGCATCGCCGAGGCCGCGCGCTTCTACGACGAGGGCCGCCTGCGCATCCACGTGCGGGCGTCCTTCCCGCTGGAGCGTGCCGCCGACGCC